A genome region from Chlamydiales bacterium STE3 includes the following:
- a CDS encoding Uncharacterized protein (Product derived from UniProtKB/Trembl:D4TUN1) — translation MRLGIHPRIIYQLRDEGLLEQLANGVYRLVEVPDFSEPDLVLVSKKIPHAVICLISALAYYEITTQIPHFVYIAIPTKSRQSSLDYPPIRYFHYSEKVYNSDLETIFIGGYPIKIYNIEKTLADCVKFRNKIGMDIVIEALKMYWQRKGTKVDKLYEYAKINRVEKILQPIMETIVS, via the coding sequence ATGCGCTTGGGCATTCATCCTCGGATTATTTATCAATTAAGAGATGAAGGATTATTGGAGCAGCTAGCCAATGGAGTTTATAGGCTGGTTGAAGTTCCCGATTTTTCTGAACCTGATCTGGTCCTTGTCTCCAAGAAAATTCCTCACGCTGTCATATGCTTGATTTCAGCCTTGGCTTATTACGAAATTACAACGCAGATTCCGCACTTTGTTTATATCGCCATTCCAACAAAATCAAGGCAATCGAGTTTGGACTATCCACCTATTCGCTATTTTCATTACTCAGAAAAGGTTTATAATAGTGACCTTGAAACCATCTTTATTGGAGGCTATCCAATTAAAATTTATAACATTGAAAAAACTCTGGCTGATTGCGTTAAATTTCGTAATAAAATTGGCATGGACATTGTCATTGAAGCGTTAAAAATGTATTGGCAACGCAAAGGAACCAAGGTCGATAAATTATATGAGTATGCAAAAATTAATCGCGTTGAAAAAATCCTTCAACCCATCATGGAAACTATAGTAAGCTAG